AACGCCAGCTTCGAGAGCGCCAGGACCTTGGGCATCGTTTGGGATCAACTGCGCGACGGCGGCATTGATGAACGCCCACTCTTCGGCGGTGAAATAGCTCGGCTGATAGACGCCTGCGTCAGCGACGGCCGGTTTTGCCGGTGCAGCAGGCGGTGCGCTTTCCGGGGCGGCTTGCAGCACGCTGCTGCCCAGGCCGGTTCCGGCGAGGGTGACCACGGGAATCAGAGTCAGGGATTTGCGCAAAAACTCACGCCGCGGGTTGTCTCGATCTTGATCAGACATGGGGTGTACCTCATCAGGCATTGATGGTTATCAGCCGCTTCTGGGGACGGCTTTTGAGTGGTCGGTTGCGACGTGGTCGGAAATGACCCGGAAAAGGGGGACGCGTCCGCAACATGATGTGACAAATGGTAGCAGCCTAACCAACCGGATGAATCGATTCAGCCGAAAAAAAGCCCGGATTTGCGACGAAGAATGTCCTTGGCTTCACGTTTCTTTGACAAACGCCTCACAGGGATTTGACTGGACAACCCTCAAGCTGCGGCCCTCACTGACGAATCCCACACGGTCACCGCACAGCATGTCCTTGAAGCGTTTTTCCTCCGCAATCTGTTTCTCGCTGTTTGCCCTGCTCGGCTCGATCACGGCCCATGCCGCAGATGCGCCGGTTTCTCGTCCTCCGGAATGGGCGCAACCGGTCGAAGTGAAATACAACTTCTTTCAGATGTCGCCCACGCTTTATCGCAGTGCGCTGCCGGATTCCGGTGCCGTGCCGTTGCTGCAAAGCCTGAAAGTGGGCACGGTCATCAACTTTCTGCCAGAAGCGGATTCGAGTTGGCTGAACGCCCCCGGCATCAATCAGGTGCAACTGCCGTATCGCACCAATCACGTCGATGACAGCGACGTGCTGAAGACCTTGCGCGCGATTCAGACCGCCGAAACCAACGGCCCGGTGTTGATGCATTGCAAGCATGGCTCCGACCGCACCGGCCTGATGGCCGCGATGTACCGCATCGTGGTGCAAGGCTGGAGCAAGGAAGACGCCCTGAATGAAATGACCCAGGGTGGTTTCGGTGAAAGCGGTCACTTCAAGGACGGCGTTCGCTACGTCATGCAGGCTGATGTCGAAAAACTGCGTACGGCGCTGGCCAATGGTGATTGCAGCACCAGTGCGTTCGCTACTTGCTCGATGAAGAGTTGGTTCCAGACCGTCAATCTGAAGTAATCCACTGGATCACTCCGCAAAGAAGGTCGGCGGGTCGGCGTGAAGAATTTCACCGACTGGCCGGCCGACGAACGCTTTCACCGCTTCCAGCAAGGGGCGCCCGGCCCCGGGTGCAAAGAACGTTTCGCGCAATGCCCGGCCGGTTTGCGCGTTGAACACCCAGTCACGGCTGAAACGCTTGAACGCCTCTTGAGCCAGCACTCCCGACCAGATATAGGCGTAAACCGACGCGTCATACTGGGTCACCATGTAATCGAAACCATTGGCGAACCGGTGACCGTCCGGTAGTTGCAGGTGAGCCATTGTCCTCTGCACGTCGGCGCAAACCGCTTCGACAGAGCGCCCATCGCCGTGGGTCAGGTGCAGCTCGAAATCGATGATCGCGCCCATCAGCAGCAATGCTTTTTGCCGGCTGGCGTGGGCCTGGCTGGCTGTCAGGGCGGCGTCGACCCGTGAGGCGCTCAGGCGTTCACCAGTCTGGAAATGCGCGCCGAGCCACAGCACAAACTCCCGCGACTGACACCACTGCTCGAACAACTGACCGGAAAACTCCGCGGACTCATGGCGCAGTTGCAGGATGCCGGACAGGGTGTGATGAGGTGAACGCGTCAGTACGTGCTGAAGGCAGTGGCCAAATTCATGAAAAAGTACTCGCAGGTCGTCGAGATCGAGCTGACACGGATGGGTGTCCGTGGGCGGTGTGAAGTTGCTGGAGAGCATGGCAATCGGCAGTGCCGGGCGACCTTCGGCATTGATCCGGCGGTTGCGTAGCGTGGAGGCGCCGGGGAAGTCCGCGGCGTTGTCGCGGTGAAACGGGTTGAGGTAGATGTAGCCGATGACCTGCTCGTATTCGCTGATTTCCAGCAACCTCACATCGTCATGCCAGTGCCTGCCGCCGATTCGCTCGACGATACGGATCCCGAACATGCGTTCACAGAACAGGCAGAGCCGGCGCAGGGTGCCCTCCAGCGGGAAGTAATCTCGCAGGTTGTCCAGCACACCGGGAAACTGCTGCTGGCGCCATTGTTCGGCGAGAAAGTCTTCATCCCAGGGCTGAATCCGGTCGATTCCGCGTTTCAGCGCAAAGGCGGCCAGTTGCTTGGCGTCCTGATCGAGAGCAGGCGCCAACTGCACAACCTGGCGCTGGAGAAAACCACTGACCCAGGCTGTTGTCCCGGTCATGTTTTTTGCCAGACTCAGTTGCGCGGCGTTTTCGTGGCCGAGTAAATGCGCTTTCTGTTGGCGCAAGGCAAGCAACGCCGTCAGCACCGGGCCGTTATCGAAGCGGCCGGCCAGTGGACCTTGATCGGAGGCTCGGGTCATGTAGGCAACGCAGCACTCCTCCCGCAGCGCGCGGTTATCGGCGTATTTGAGGATGTGATTGCAGGTGTTCTGATCCAGGCGGATCAGCCAGCCGTCATGGCCGGCCTCGTGTGCGTTCAACGCGAGACGCTCCTTCAGAGCGGGGGACAGGCCGGCGAGCAGTGCCGCATCGTCGACCCGTTTGCTCCATGTCCCGGCCCAGCGCTCCAGGTTGTCCAGAAATACGTATTCCAACCCACCGATCTCGCGGTTCAACCGCGCCAGTTCCTGTTGCTGCGCGGTGGCTAGCTCAATGCCTGACCGCCTGAATTTGCGCAATATCCGCGTCAGGGCAATTTTGCGCGACTCGTCGAAACTGGCCGCGATCGAACTCTGCGCCAGCCGCTGGTAGGCCTCGTACAACGGGCGGTTGCGGGACTTTTCGGATCGATACTGATTGATCGCCAGATGCGCCTTGGCGCTTTCTACGAGCCAGGCGGCATCGTCGGACCTGACCGTCGACAACGTTTCAAGAATCGAGCTGGCCTCACCGAGACGGGCATCCGCTTCGTCGATGCTCAGCACCAGATCATCCCAGCCGGGGTGCTCGATCTGACTGGCGATCACTTGCGCAATGATTTGTCGGTTGTCGGCAATGATGCTGTTGATCGCCGGCAGCAGATGCTCGGCGCGAATATCCGGCCAGGGCGGCAGGGTCCAGCGTTGCAGGAGGGGATTAGGGTCGGACATGGCAGCTTCCTTCGAGGCGTGGCGGAAACGGCCAGCCTACGAAGCAAGTGCGGGGGACAGGTGTTAAGCCAATACCACCTTCCACCGGGATTCGGTAGAAGGTGGTTCTGGATCAGTGTTGCTCGTCGGGCTTTTTCTTCAGCTTCGGATTCGGGAAGAACTGCACCGCCTGAACCGTTTTGTCCGGGGCCGGCTTGAGCGCGCTGGTATTGACCCGCGTGCCCAGCTCTTTTGGAACCGACAGCCCTTGAGCATTCAGCGTATCGCTGTAGCCGCACGCCACACATTCGCGGTGCGGAACGTCGTCCTCGCTCCACATCATCAGCTTGTCCGGCTCGCTGCACGCCGGGCAGACGGCCCCGGCGATAAAGCGTTTTTTGGTCTTCACAGGTGCCTCACTCATGCTGCCGCGTCCTCACTCAGGCCGCTGTGGCGCAAGAGTGCGTCAATCGATGGCTCACGGCCACGGAAGTCGACGAACAGCACCATCGGTTCCTGCGAGCCGCCGCGGGCCAGGATTGCCTCGCGGAAGGCGCGACCGGTGTCGGCATTGAGCACGCCGTCTTCTTCGAACTTGGAGAAGGCATCCGCCGACAGCACTTCTGCCCACTTGTAGCTGTAGTAACCCGCCGCGTAACCGCCGGCGAAGATGTGCGCGAAGCTGTTCGGGAAGCGGTTGTAGGCTGGAGGACGCATCACCGAGACTTCGTTGCGTACGCCTTCAAGCACCTGCGCGACACTGCGGCCGTCACCGTGAGTGGCGTGCAGCTCGAAGTCGAACAGCGAGAACTCCAGCTGACGCACCATCATCAGGCCGGACTGGAAGTTCTTCGCTGCGAGCATTTTTTCCAGCAGGTCCTGCGGCAGCGGCTCACCGGACTCGTAGTGGCCGGAAATCAGTGCGAGACCTTCCGGCTCCCAGCACCAGTTTTCCATGAACTGACTCGGCAGCTCGACTGCGTCCCACGCCACGCCGTTGATGCCCGATACGCCGGCATGCTCGACGCGGGTCAGCAGGTGATGCAGGCCGTGACCGAATTCGTGGAACAGGGTGGTCACTTCATCGTGGGTCAGCAGCGCAGGCTTGCCGCTGTCGGCCGGGGTGAAGTTGCACACGAGGTTGGCCACCGGGCTTTGCAGCACGCCATCGATGGTGCGGCGACGGTCGCGGGCGCCGTCCATCCAGGCACCGCCGCGCTTGTTGGCGCGGGCGTAGAGGTCGAAGAAGAAGCGGCCGACGTGCTGGCCGTTTTCCTTGATCTCGAACAGGCGCACGTCTGGATGCCAGGTGTCGAAGCCTTTCAGTTCGGCGATTTCGATGCCGTACAGACGCTGAACGATGGCGAACAGGCCGCCCAGCACTTTGTCGATCGGGAAATAGGCGCGCAGGGTTTCCTGGGCGACGCTGTAGCGTTGTTCACGGAGTTTTTCACCGTAGAAACCGCTGTCCCAGCTTTGCAGATCGGCACAGCCTTGCTCGGCGGCGTAGGCCTTGAGCTGTTGCAGATCCTGGGCGGCAAACGGTTTGCTGCGCTTGGCCAGATCGCGCAGGAAGCTCAGCACCTGATCGCTGGACTCGGCCATTTTGGTCGCCAGGCTCAGCTCGGAGAAGCTGGAGAAACCGAGCAGTTTTGCCAGCTCCTGACGCAGGTCGAGGATTTCGCCCATGACCGGGCCGTTGTCGTTCTGGCCGGCGTTCGGGCCTTGATCCGACGCACGGGTGCAGTAGGCGGCGTAGACTTCTTCGCGCAGCGCACGGTCCTGGGCGTAGGTCATCACCGCGTAGTAGCTCGGGAATTCCAGGGTGATCAGCCAGCCGTCGAGGCCTTTGGACTGTGCGGCAGCAGCCATTTGCGCCTTGGCCGAATCGGTCAGCCCGGCGAGGGCGACCTCGTCGGTCAGGTGCTTGGTCCAGGCCTGTGTGGCGTCGAGCAACTGGTTGGAGAAGCGGCTGCCCAGCTCGGACAGCTTGCTCTGTACTTCGGCGTAGCGCTTCTGTTCGGCTTCCGGCAGGTCGATACCTGACAGGCGGAAATCGCGCAGGGCGTGTTCCAGAATGGTTTTTTGCGCCACGTCGAAACCGGCGGCTTCCGGGCTGTTGGCCAGGGCTTCATAAGCCTGGAACAGCTCGCGGTTCTGGCCCATCTCGGTGGAATAGGCGCTCAGGGCCAGCAGGCACGACTCGTAGGCTTCACGCAGTTCGGCGCTGTTGCACACGGCATTGAGGTGGCTGACCGGGCTCCAGGCAGCGCCCAGGCGATCATTGAGTTCGTCCATCGCCAGCACCAGCCCGGCCCAGGTCGGGTTCTGGCCCTGAGTCTTGAGGATCTCGGCGATGGCGGCGCGGTTGTCGGCCAGGATGGTTTCGATGGCCGGCTGCACGTGTTCGGCACGGATCGCGGAGAACGGCGGCAGGTCGTAGGACTGCAGAAGAGGGTTGTTCACGCTCACGGTTGGCACCTTGGCTGGAAGAAACATGCGCCCATCTTAATTACAATCGACACCCACCGCAGCTATCGGCGACAGAGAGAGAACTAATCGTGTCCCTTCGCAAGTACCAGAATCACACCCCACGCTTGAGCCAAGGCGCTTTTGTCGACGGCTCCGCGGTGGTGATCGGCGACGTTGAAATCGGTGAAGACAGCTCCGTGTGGCCGCTGACTGTGATCCGCGGCGACATGCACCGCATCCGTATCGGCGCACGCACCAGCGTGCAGGACGGCTGCGTGTTGCACATCACCCACGCCGGCCCGTTCAACCCGGACGGCTTCCCGCTGCTGATCGGTGACGACGTGACCATCGCCCACAAGGTCATGCTGCATGGCTGCACCGTCGGCAGCCGCGTGCTGATCGGCATGGGCAGCATCGTCATGGACGGCGCGGTGGTCGAGGACGACGTGATCATTGGTGCCGGCAGCCTGGTGCCACCGGGCAAGCGCCTGGAAAGCGGTTTCCTGTACGTCGGCAGCCCGGTGAAGCAGGTCCGCCCGCTGACCGACAAGGAAAACGCCTTTTTCACCTACAGCGCGGCGAACTACGTGAAGCTCAAGGACCTGCATCTGGCTGAAGGCTACGACCAGCTCTGACTTTTCTCTCTACTGCTCGGGATTTTTCATGCATTACCAGACCGTACTGTTCGACCTCGATGGCACCCTGACCGATCCGCGCGAGGGCATCACCCGCTCCATCCAGTTCGCTTTGAGCAAGCTTGGTATCGATGAGCCAGACCTGACCAAACTGGAACACTTCATCGGCCCGCCGCTGTTGCAGGCATTCATGCAGTTTTATGGTTTTGATGAAGCCAAGGCCTGGGAGGCTGTGAATTTCTATCGCGAGCGCTTCAAGGTCACCGGGCTGTACGAAAACCGGGTGTTCGAGGGCGTCACGCCGCTGCTGGAAACTCTGAGTGGCCAAGGTCGGCAGCTGTATATAGCGACCTCAAAACCGTGGGTGTTCGCCCGGGAAATCGCCCGGCACTTCGATTTCGCCAAACACTTCAAGGTGATTTACGGCAGCGAACTGGACGGCACCCGCACCAACAAGGTCGAGTTGATTGCCCACCTGATCGCAGAAGAGGGCCTGGATCCGGCCAATACGCTGATGATCGGTGACCGCAAGCACGACCTGATCGGTGCACGCAGCAACGGGCTGGATGCAGCGGCCGTGGGATATGGTTTTGGCAGTCATGAAGAGCTGAGCGCTGAAGCGCCGGCTTATCACTTTGAAACCCTGGCCGAGTTGCATCAGGCGTTTTTGCAGCGCTGATCGTCAATCGGAGCGAAGGGCGGCC
The sequence above is a segment of the Pseudomonas sp. HS6 genome. Coding sequences within it:
- a CDS encoding YheV family putative zinc ribbon protein; translation: MSEAPVKTKKRFIAGAVCPACSEPDKLMMWSEDDVPHRECVACGYSDTLNAQGLSVPKELGTRVNTSALKPAPDKTVQAVQFFPNPKLKKKPDEQH
- a CDS encoding M3 family metallopeptidase, translating into MSDPNPLLQRWTLPPWPDIRAEHLLPAINSIIADNRQIIAQVIASQIEHPGWDDLVLSIDEADARLGEASSILETLSTVRSDDAAWLVESAKAHLAINQYRSEKSRNRPLYEAYQRLAQSSIAASFDESRKIALTRILRKFRRSGIELATAQQQELARLNREIGGLEYVFLDNLERWAGTWSKRVDDAALLAGLSPALKERLALNAHEAGHDGWLIRLDQNTCNHILKYADNRALREECCVAYMTRASDQGPLAGRFDNGPVLTALLALRQQKAHLLGHENAAQLSLAKNMTGTTAWVSGFLQRQVVQLAPALDQDAKQLAAFALKRGIDRIQPWDEDFLAEQWRQQQFPGVLDNLRDYFPLEGTLRRLCLFCERMFGIRIVERIGGRHWHDDVRLLEISEYEQVIGYIYLNPFHRDNAADFPGASTLRNRRINAEGRPALPIAMLSSNFTPPTDTHPCQLDLDDLRVLFHEFGHCLQHVLTRSPHHTLSGILQLRHESAEFSGQLFEQWCQSREFVLWLGAHFQTGERLSASRVDAALTASQAHASRQKALLLMGAIIDFELHLTHGDGRSVEAVCADVQRTMAHLQLPDGHRFANGFDYMVTQYDASVYAYIWSGVLAQEAFKRFSRDWVFNAQTGRALRETFFAPGAGRPLLEAVKAFVGRPVGEILHADPPTFFAE
- a CDS encoding dual specificity protein phosphatase family protein, with the translated sequence MSLKRFSSAICFSLFALLGSITAHAADAPVSRPPEWAQPVEVKYNFFQMSPTLYRSALPDSGAVPLLQSLKVGTVINFLPEADSSWLNAPGINQVQLPYRTNHVDDSDVLKTLRAIQTAETNGPVLMHCKHGSDRTGLMAAMYRIVVQGWSKEDALNEMTQGGFGESGHFKDGVRYVMQADVEKLRTALANGDCSTSAFATCSMKSWFQTVNLK
- the prlC gene encoding oligopeptidase A, with translation MFLPAKVPTVSVNNPLLQSYDLPPFSAIRAEHVQPAIETILADNRAAIAEILKTQGQNPTWAGLVLAMDELNDRLGAAWSPVSHLNAVCNSAELREAYESCLLALSAYSTEMGQNRELFQAYEALANSPEAAGFDVAQKTILEHALRDFRLSGIDLPEAEQKRYAEVQSKLSELGSRFSNQLLDATQAWTKHLTDEVALAGLTDSAKAQMAAAAQSKGLDGWLITLEFPSYYAVMTYAQDRALREEVYAAYCTRASDQGPNAGQNDNGPVMGEILDLRQELAKLLGFSSFSELSLATKMAESSDQVLSFLRDLAKRSKPFAAQDLQQLKAYAAEQGCADLQSWDSGFYGEKLREQRYSVAQETLRAYFPIDKVLGGLFAIVQRLYGIEIAELKGFDTWHPDVRLFEIKENGQHVGRFFFDLYARANKRGGAWMDGARDRRRTIDGVLQSPVANLVCNFTPADSGKPALLTHDEVTTLFHEFGHGLHHLLTRVEHAGVSGINGVAWDAVELPSQFMENWCWEPEGLALISGHYESGEPLPQDLLEKMLAAKNFQSGLMMVRQLEFSLFDFELHATHGDGRSVAQVLEGVRNEVSVMRPPAYNRFPNSFAHIFAGGYAAGYYSYKWAEVLSADAFSKFEEDGVLNADTGRAFREAILARGGSQEPMVLFVDFRGREPSIDALLRHSGLSEDAAA
- a CDS encoding HAD family hydrolase, producing the protein MHYQTVLFDLDGTLTDPREGITRSIQFALSKLGIDEPDLTKLEHFIGPPLLQAFMQFYGFDEAKAWEAVNFYRERFKVTGLYENRVFEGVTPLLETLSGQGRQLYIATSKPWVFAREIARHFDFAKHFKVIYGSELDGTRTNKVELIAHLIAEEGLDPANTLMIGDRKHDLIGARSNGLDAAAVGYGFGSHEELSAEAPAYHFETLAELHQAFLQR
- a CDS encoding gamma carbonic anhydrase family protein, which gives rise to MSLRKYQNHTPRLSQGAFVDGSAVVIGDVEIGEDSSVWPLTVIRGDMHRIRIGARTSVQDGCVLHITHAGPFNPDGFPLLIGDDVTIAHKVMLHGCTVGSRVLIGMGSIVMDGAVVEDDVIIGAGSLVPPGKRLESGFLYVGSPVKQVRPLTDKENAFFTYSAANYVKLKDLHLAEGYDQL